A region of the Canis aureus isolate CA01 chromosome 5, VMU_Caureus_v.1.0, whole genome shotgun sequence genome:
agaaagaaagaaagaaagaaagaaagaaagaaggaaggaaggaaggaaggaaggaaggaaggaaggaaggaaggaagaaaaagtaaagatgGATTCCCTTACTCAGGATAGGAACAGATTTGGAGTCAAATggacctaggttcaaatcccagttcaaACCTTTACTATGTGACTTTAGGCAGGACAATTGTCACCTTCAGTGAGACCTTTCTTGGGAGCCCTCATTTAAAGATTATATGTACTGTGTCCCTTCCCTACTTTATTTCTCTCTGAGGACTCTGCAGTCTCTGACATTACCAAATCTTAAACTTGTCTCTTGATTACTGTCTCCTCTATGAAATGTAAGTTGTCTTCAAGGATGGCAGTGAACTGGGGCggccccgggtggttcagcagtttagcgccgccttcagcccagtgcctgatcctggagaccctggatcgagtcccacgtcaggctccctgcatggagcctgcttctccctctgcctgtgtctgtctctctctgtgtgtgtctctcacgaataaataaataaaatttaaaaaaataaaattaaaaaaaaaaggatggcaaTGAACGAAAGAGGGCCTCTATTCTCAGAGCCTCCACATCTGTAAGATGAAGAGAACAATAATACCGTGCAAAGGGCCATGGCGATGTATGAAATATTTGGACCAAAACTTGGTGTGGGGGAGGTTGCTTGCTGAGTTGGGGGTCTTTTCCCAGGGACCTTCCAGGAAGGAAGTCCTAGAAGGTCACCATCTGACCTGGTGGGGCTCCCCTGCTTTGTATTTGGACTGGAATTGGGTGTAGCTTGGCCCAGTTTGCCCTCCACCACCTCTACCCCAGCCCCTGTTGGCATGTCCACTCCCCTTGGAATCCCGTGGCCTCTGCTGGGGAGGAGCCTTGACACTAGGAGGTTCACACCAGGTGAAAGAGCTCTGGCCATGGAAATGGAGGAAGACCTGAGTCCTAGCCTGGCACAGCTATGCGAGTTTGAGCAAGTGACTGTTCCTCAGGTCTCAGACCCCCctccatctgtacaatggagGGGTGCTCTGAGGGTCCTATCTCCAGGCTTTGCCTaccctgggaggctgggagcctTTGCTAGTCAAGAAAGAGCTTCCTCTTTAGCCACACTTCTAAACCTGCTCCTGCCCTTGCCTGGTCAACATACTCTCTGGTTCCAAAACACCCACACTCAGGGACCTACACACTTGTGTCCTCAAGTGTACACACTTACCATCATCATTCCAGCTCCAGAATGACCACACTGTATCCAGCCTCCTCCCAAATATGTCCTCTGACTCTGAGGATGGACCCCACCAGTCAAGATCCAGAACGTTCTAATGGGGAGGACGGAgatgagaggaggaggagggagatgagaggcctgggaggagggagaTGAGAGGCCATGGGCTAACAGAACACAGGTTGTGAAAATGGATATTCCCTGGGGCCAGTCACTAATCCTCAttcagtctcagttttctcatctgtaaaatggagaagatACCACCTGTGCCGTGAGCTGCTTGTTCAGCATAGGAGGTAACATACGTGTACACCAGgcgtagtgcctggcacatggtaaacacCCACAATTTGAAGGAACTATTATCAAGGAAATGGATATGCTTTGAGCATATACTTCATGCCAAAGCTCCAAACAAAAGCTAACGTGGGCATTCGCAGTCCGAGAAGGCTCTAGCACCCTGGTTTCTGTCTTCAGGATAAGGTGGGGTCATTGCCTGGCAGTGCCCTGGTCTGAGCAGAAGGGCCCATTAGGTCAACATCTAAAGGGATGGGGGGgatatttgggtggctcagcggtttggcacctgccttcagcccagggcatgatcctaaagacttgggatcaactcccacatggggttccctgcagggagcctgcttctccctctgcctgtgtctctgcctctctctctgtatccctcatgaataaataaataaaatcttaaaaaataaaataaaagggtggAGGTGTCACCTGCCAGCCATCCTCCACCCTGGTTCTCTAGCTTCCCCAAATCCCTCAACAGGCTCCCAGGCCTGACCTAGTTCCCCGCCATTCCAGGCTCCCCCTACCCCAGgcccaccccaccctcctccacacacagagacagaaacatacttatcacaaaatcattttttattgagTGATGGGTCAGGGACAGGAATAGGGAAGCACTGGAGGCCATACCCCGGTTGGCAAAGGGGTCAGGTGTTGGCTCACACACCCTGCCTCTTCTAGGGCACCGCAGGGTggggcctggcccccaggtcctgGCTGTGGCGCTGGATGCCAGGCTGGAGTGGAGTTGGGGTTCTGCGTGGTCTGGTCCCGGCTGCCTGGCCGGGCTGCAGTTTCCCCCAAACGGCCACCAGAGGGCAGCCGGCCCCCAGCGCAGAGGAATTCTTGGTTGCTCAGGTGAtggcttcttaaaaaaataaaaaaccagagGCTGGTGTGTTCCCCCAGCAAACCCGAGAGGGGCGGGCCTGGGGAGAAGGCTCTGGTTTCTATGATCTCTTcgataaaaaataagcaaaaataataacaaaatacgtggtttctctttctccctttttccccctctaGGAACTGAGGTCAGCAATGGGGGTGTGGGAACTGGGGGTACCCTGGTATGGCCTGGATTTCAAGGTGtgggtctcttttttccccttatcacccataaataagtaaataaataagtaaataaataaattataaataggtACTCTTTttgtatgtgcacatatatatagatacatttttctctctttctcttatctaGGCAACTGAGTGACTAACCTCTCTGACTCTTTAGTTCAGAAACTCAAAAGTAAAGTGACATGATTAAGGTCAAGGGAGGGGAAGATCAGGGACTTGGAATGGCACTGTAAAACACCCACCAGCATTCTGGAATTCCAAGCCAGCTGGGCTGTGGGACATTTCTGAGTGGAACCCTGGCCACCAGAACGTTCTAGAACCATGGAGCCAGCTGGGCCCTGTAGGGATCTGGACAGAATCCTATGAAACACCCAATTTCCTAGAACTCCAGAACCAGCTGGGTCTTGGGGGTGTGGAGCtgggagagtggggtggggggggttggaACAAAGCCCTGGAGAACCTAACATTCTGGAATTCTGTAGTGATCAGGGCTGAAGGGTCACCAGGATATGACTAGACATCACTGGGGGAACGAGACCGGAAGGGGATCTTGGAAGAGGAACAACAGCAGCAGATGGCCCACAGCACTTTCTGCACATCCTGGTTGCGGAAGGCGTAGATGATGGGGTTGATCATGGAGTTATAGGTCGCAGGGAGCAGAGTGAGATAGGTGTAGAGAGATGGAGAGTGGGCATCTCCCAGCAGGCAGTAGACAGTGAAGGGCAGCCAACAGGCGGCAAAGGCGCCAAGCACCACGGCCAGCGTGGCGATGCCCTTTCGGGTGGCCACATAGTGGGAGGCGGGCAGCAGATGCCGCTGGAGGGCAATCTGCTGGGCATGGCGGCAGACGATGCGGCAGATCTGGGCATAGAGCTGCAACATGATGCCAAACACCATGAAGAAGGCAATGGCCAGGACCACCAGATGGTTCTTGGAGAGTGGATACACCACGCCACATGTGGCCCTCGCATCCAGACAGTTCCAGGCCAGCACGGgcagcagccccaggcccagTGCGCCACCCCACACGAGGGCCAGCATCACATAGGTCCGAGTCACCGTTGTCTCTGAATAGTAGGTGAGGGCATTGTACAAAGAAAGGTAGCGATCGACGGTGATGGCCAGTAGGCTGCCCACGCTGGCAGTAAAGGCCATCGCCAGCACGCCAACCAGCACCAGGCTCATCTCCGCCGAGCCAATGCAGAACACAGCAGCAAAGTGCAGAACCAGGCCCAGGCCGGCCAGCAGGTCGGCCACAGCCAGGCTGCCCACCAGCAGGAACATGGGGGCACGGAAGGTGGGGGTGCCCACAATGATGGCCACCACGAGCGCATTCTCACAGGACACCAGGGTGCCCGAGATGCACAGCACCACATCCCAGGCTCTGGGTGAGGGCAGCGGTGCGCCTGGGCCTGTGGGCCCCTCTGCTGAGCCCACGCTGCTCACATTCACGTTGCCTGAGCCAGCGGAGAGCCAAGCCAGGGGGCTGCCTGCACCCCACATGGTGGTACCTGTGGGAGAAAGGCCCTGTGAGAAGCTGGCAGGGCTGGGTGCTACAAAGGGGTCTGTAGGGGACAAGGTGCCACTCAGGATACATTGTGAGAGTGTCTCCTCCGGATACCCAGCTGAGTCCCAAGGCCTTGTACCCCCCAGCCACACCCAGGGCTGCTTCTGGGACATACctgtctccccctgccctcacccccagcccccagtccAGCAGGGGCCTATTTTCCTATCACTGTCCTGGGTCTCTTCAGTCTCTCTCCAACTCCCTGGGTCCTCCAGGCCTCTTTCTCCCACGTGCCTGGCCAGCTGAGAACCAGATGAAGGACTCCCGTAAGTGGATGAGGGCCCACGGGATCCAGGAGACGCCAGGTAGGCCCGGGACTGGGGAAGGGAAACGCATCTCTAGACTGAGCTCTGTTCCCTCCCCATCAGGGAGGATGACGCTCAGTTTCTAAGGCTTTCCAGACCCCTCACGATTCTCCGTTCCGCCCGCGAGGCTCCGCCCCCAGGGAAGGCGCGTGAAGGTCCcgccagcccccaccctgcactCCCAGGGTAACACCACCTAGGAACTCGGCCCCACCCCCAACTCACACCGGCCCAGACTTCTGTCCCCGCCAGACCCCTCTTCCTGCCTCAACCTCTGGGTCTTTGGAACAGACACCCTCTGCTGGAGGCCCGGATCCCTGAGTCAGACCCCTCCTGCCCCGACACCTGGATCCTGGGCCTGACTCGGCCTCCTGCCCGTAGGTCTGGATCCCTAAGTCAGACACCTGCTCGGACGCCTGGGTCCCTGACTCACATGCCTCCTGCCAGCCCAATCGCAGAGGACCATCATTCCCTCCAGGGCCTTGGGCCTTGGAGGAGTGCGCACCCCAAGAGGGGTCACCCAGCTGACGGCTCTCAGCACCCGGACACTGGGTCCCCGCCTGCTAGCCCAGATTCTGGGTTCCCAGCCTCGACCTCCGACCTCTGCCAGCCGCTGGGAGCCTGTCCGCTGGCCCAGCACCCCAGCATCCTACGTGCCCTTCCAGATGCCTGGTGGCTGCGGCGGGGCCCGCTACTCACCTCTCAGGACCTGGTGCGGCCGGGCCGCGGGGAGATTCTGCTCGGGTCCCGGCGGCGCAGGGTTTGCGCGGACCCGGAGAAGCCCCCGCGGCCGCGG
Encoded here:
- the GPR3 gene encoding G-protein coupled receptor 3 — encoded protein: MWGAGSPLAWLSAGSGNVNVSSVGSAEGPTGPGAPLPSPRAWDVVLCISGTLVSCENALVVAIIVGTPTFRAPMFLLVGSLAVADLLAGLGLVLHFAAVFCIGSAEMSLVLVGVLAMAFTASVGSLLAITVDRYLSLYNALTYYSETTVTRTYVMLALVWGGALGLGLLPVLAWNCLDARATCGVVYPLSKNHLVVLAIAFFMVFGIMLQLYAQICRIVCRHAQQIALQRHLLPASHYVATRKGIATLAVVLGAFAACWLPFTVYCLLGDAHSPSLYTYLTLLPATYNSMINPIIYAFRNQDVQKVLWAICCCCSSSKIPFRSRSPSDV